One Shewanella sp. MR-4 DNA window includes the following coding sequences:
- a CDS encoding RDD family protein: protein MKQQQTDLGKDPRTMVTPKAFTIAESVLYTPLATPLRRALAMLIDGLFITILAEQMDWLFVLLVVGIIYIEKRSRQFGRLLKWGLYAAMLGLMLFSSAGNLWNFHQSNRSTREKVSAPQDINAVVKAIPGLVSLGLCDNTDCAREQIRALQQTLENGPMEGMSAAERRDMVLDTLASTELSEADKAQLRDEMMAGRLWPEVKVFEVTLDSTKGSAKNSTKEPNTLSPPPQPSPSLANLSSAGKLDAVPVSEPRTDGLANAQTDNRAAIENAPLVLDTNLNPSHQTESRNSETNDEEESDTRSVLAWIKGFMSDMGLGFGWAAFYFTVFTAKFDGQTLGKKLLGIRVIQLDGAKISLWGAFGRYGGYAAGFTTGLLGFMQIFWDANRQGIQDKISSTVVIDLAQMHKKQQLEQQQAQAEHALADVPTQNNATSAHLTTSTRSEHL from the coding sequence ATGAAGCAACAACAAACGGACTTGGGCAAAGATCCAAGAACTATGGTCACCCCTAAGGCATTCACTATTGCCGAATCTGTGCTTTACACCCCGCTAGCGACGCCATTAAGGCGGGCGCTGGCGATGTTAATCGACGGTTTATTCATCACTATTTTAGCCGAACAAATGGATTGGCTGTTTGTTCTGCTGGTGGTGGGGATTATTTATATCGAGAAACGCAGTCGCCAGTTTGGTCGCTTACTCAAATGGGGCCTCTACGCCGCCATGCTGGGATTAATGCTCTTTAGCTCGGCGGGAAATTTGTGGAATTTCCATCAATCGAATCGATCCACCCGCGAGAAGGTCTCCGCGCCCCAGGATATTAACGCTGTTGTTAAGGCGATTCCTGGTCTTGTCTCCCTCGGACTCTGTGACAATACCGATTGTGCCCGTGAACAGATCCGTGCTTTGCAGCAGACACTCGAAAATGGGCCCATGGAGGGAATGTCGGCAGCTGAGCGCCGCGATATGGTATTAGATACTTTAGCGAGCACGGAGTTATCCGAGGCCGATAAAGCGCAGTTACGTGATGAAATGATGGCGGGCAGACTCTGGCCCGAGGTGAAGGTGTTTGAAGTCACCCTAGACTCCACTAAGGGCTCAGCTAAAAACTCAACCAAGGAGCCAAACACATTATCACCGCCGCCACAGCCAAGTCCGTCGCTCGCAAATCTGTCGTCCGCTGGCAAGCTTGATGCCGTTCCCGTATCAGAACCGCGAACCGATGGATTAGCCAACGCTCAAACCGATAATCGAGCGGCCATCGAAAACGCTCCCTTAGTTCTTGACACCAACCTCAATCCTTCGCATCAAACCGAAAGCCGCAACAGTGAAACCAATGATGAGGAAGAGAGTGACACCCGCAGTGTGCTGGCGTGGATCAAAGGCTTTATGAGCGATATGGGTTTAGGTTTTGGCTGGGCCGCATTTTACTTCACTGTGTTTACCGCCAAATTTGATGGTCAGACCTTAGGTAAGAAACTCTTAGGCATCCGCGTTATCCAACTCGATGGCGCTAAAATCAGCCTTTGGGGGGCATTTGGCCGTTATGGTGGTTATGCGGCGGGCTTCACGACGGGCTTACTGGGCTTTATGCAGATATTTTGGGATGCCAATCGGCAGGGGATCCAAGATAAAATATCTTCCACAGTCGTGATAGACTTAGCGCAAATGCATAAAAAGCAACAATTAGAGCAGCAACAGGCGCAGGCTGAACATGCATTGGCCGACGTGCCAACACAGAATAATGCGACGTCTGCTCACCTTACAACAAGCACCCGTTCGGAGCACCTATGA
- a CDS encoding beta-ketoacyl-ACP synthase III — MKQVVISGSGLFTPPHSISNEALVESFNAYVDMFNLENAGLIEQGHVEPLSYSSSEFIQKASGIKHRYVMVKDGILDPEIMMPLIPERSSDELSMQAEIGVEAAVMALKQADVKAEKIDLVIVSCAYTQRAYPAMAIEIQRALGTRGYGYDMQVACSSATFAIVAAANAIATGSASRVLVINPEICSAQVNYRDRDSHFIFGDVATAMVLEEQSLVAANKGFNIVSSRCFTDYSNNIRSNFGFLNRCDPSSAHQADKLFHQQGRKVFKELLPMIYQHLDEHLAEQSLTPQSFKRLWLHQANINMNQFVVKKLLGDEVTPEQAPVVLDEYANTASAGSVIAFHKYSADFNAGDLGLLSSFGAGYSIGSVILQKR; from the coding sequence ATGAAACAGGTCGTTATTTCTGGCAGCGGTTTATTTACGCCGCCACACAGTATTTCAAATGAAGCTTTGGTGGAGAGCTTCAACGCCTATGTAGATATGTTTAACCTTGAAAATGCAGGATTAATTGAGCAGGGCCATGTCGAGCCGCTGTCTTATTCCTCCAGTGAGTTTATCCAGAAGGCCTCGGGCATCAAGCACAGATATGTGATGGTTAAAGACGGTATTCTCGATCCTGAAATCATGATGCCGCTTATTCCTGAGCGCAGCAGTGACGAGTTATCTATGCAGGCCGAAATTGGGGTTGAGGCGGCAGTGATGGCGCTTAAACAAGCGGATGTGAAGGCCGAGAAAATCGATTTAGTGATCGTTTCCTGTGCTTATACACAGCGCGCGTATCCTGCGATGGCGATTGAAATCCAGCGGGCACTGGGGACTCGTGGCTATGGTTACGATATGCAGGTTGCCTGTTCTTCAGCCACCTTTGCCATTGTGGCCGCCGCCAATGCGATTGCAACGGGCTCGGCTTCACGGGTGTTAGTGATTAACCCCGAAATTTGTTCGGCGCAGGTGAACTACCGTGACCGTGACAGTCACTTTATCTTCGGGGATGTGGCGACCGCTATGGTGCTTGAAGAGCAAAGCCTAGTGGCCGCCAATAAAGGCTTCAACATTGTTTCAAGTCGTTGTTTTACAGACTACTCGAACAATATTCGCAGTAATTTCGGTTTTTTAAATCGCTGCGATCCAAGCTCGGCGCATCAGGCGGATAAGTTATTCCACCAACAGGGTCGCAAAGTCTTTAAAGAACTGTTGCCGATGATCTACCAACATTTAGACGAGCATTTGGCCGAGCAATCCCTTACGCCACAGTCCTTTAAACGTTTGTGGTTGCATCAAGCCAACATCAACATGAACCAATTTGTGGTGAAAAAACTGCTAGGGGATGAGGTAACGCCTGAGCAAGCCCCCGTGGTGCTCGACGAGTATGCCAATACCGCCTCCGCTGGCTCAGTGATTGCCTTCCATAAATATTCCGCTGACTTTAATGCGGGCGATTTAGGGCTATTAAGCTCCTTTGGCGCGGGTTACTCCATCGGTAGCGTGATCCTGCAAAAACGCTAA
- a CDS encoding DUF5916 domain-containing protein yields MIWALLLKTFLPLVLSTAVFLSSPSLAGSASQFQLTIPTLEDAANIDGEFDEAVWQHAAQAELRYETQPGENTAAPVYTEARIYATQTSLFVAFTAKDSLPQHIRATLKDRDNLWGDDLVGIKLDTFNNARLAYQFFINPLGVQLDSIENELTGEESEAWDGIWKTAGKITAEGYQVEVELPLRLFNFDDKKPVQEWGFELIRYYPRNENHRISTHKIDRNISCQLCQLGVATGLASAKQGQDLQITPSFVANRNEQKSENGWEAQSNYEPGLDLRWGINSRTLLNATINPDFSQVESDAGQLDINSTFALFFDEKRPFFLDNKDYFDTQVNLLHTRNIVSPDYGLKLTSQTEQHTWALLAANDSQTTFLMPGNLSSEVTSLAEESLNLAARYRFDMDKTFSFGGLITAKSSADNQLTAFAEQNDYHNYVMSLDAKYQPTAQDIFTAQVANSQTRYPTALYQQFCGNVEGELTEGLLCGQTPLSCELGQCQVNEQVLRSQSDRDFSGALYQLTYEHNARDWFAYGEYHDVSPDFRADLGFVEKIDYRTLMAGGGLIWYPETVFNKIKFGGDWDITHNQAGEQLEQEFEIFWEMYGALQSELSFGIETRERVGPRHDSAQLAVLGNSNQYQETQGWLYGAITPTSALSLELEIHYGDEIDFLNDRLGTKTLINPIFKWKIANGLSVDVSHQYQHMEVEQDKLFTANLSDVRLHWQLSLHSFIRLSSIYTQIERNLAQYLYSTPDSEEAHLGNEILYGYKLNPQSVFYLGYSDSLTSNDELTRLTRDEKTYFMKLSYAWLL; encoded by the coding sequence ATGATTTGGGCCTTGTTGTTGAAGACGTTTCTCCCCTTAGTGTTATCGACTGCGGTATTTCTCAGTTCGCCAAGCTTGGCGGGCTCTGCCAGCCAATTTCAATTAACGATTCCGACCTTAGAAGATGCCGCCAATATTGATGGCGAATTTGATGAGGCGGTTTGGCAGCACGCGGCGCAGGCCGAGCTACGTTATGAAACTCAGCCCGGTGAAAACACGGCGGCGCCCGTTTACACCGAGGCCAGAATCTACGCGACCCAAACCAGCCTATTTGTAGCCTTTACCGCCAAAGACAGTCTGCCACAACATATCCGCGCCACCCTCAAGGACAGGGATAATCTTTGGGGCGACGATCTGGTGGGGATCAAACTCGATACCTTTAACAATGCGCGTTTGGCCTATCAGTTTTTTATCAACCCACTGGGCGTGCAACTAGACTCGATAGAAAATGAGCTCACGGGCGAAGAGAGCGAAGCTTGGGATGGCATTTGGAAAACCGCCGGTAAAATCACCGCCGAGGGTTACCAAGTTGAAGTCGAGCTGCCATTACGGCTATTTAACTTTGACGATAAAAAGCCTGTTCAAGAATGGGGATTTGAGCTGATCCGCTACTATCCACGCAATGAAAATCATCGCATCTCTACCCACAAAATCGATCGCAACATCAGTTGCCAGCTCTGTCAACTCGGCGTCGCCACGGGTTTAGCCTCCGCCAAGCAAGGGCAAGATCTGCAAATTACCCCGTCCTTTGTCGCCAATCGCAATGAGCAAAAAAGCGAAAATGGCTGGGAAGCGCAAAGCAATTATGAACCCGGGCTCGATTTACGCTGGGGTATCAACTCACGCACCTTGCTAAATGCCACCATAAATCCCGATTTCTCCCAGGTGGAGTCCGATGCTGGCCAGCTCGATATCAACAGCACTTTTGCGCTATTTTTTGATGAGAAACGCCCCTTCTTCCTCGACAATAAAGACTACTTCGATACCCAAGTGAATCTGCTGCATACCCGCAATATTGTATCGCCGGACTATGGGCTTAAACTCACCAGTCAAACCGAGCAACACACTTGGGCATTGCTGGCCGCTAATGACAGCCAAACCACCTTTTTGATGCCAGGGAATTTAAGCTCTGAGGTCACCTCCTTAGCGGAGGAAAGCCTCAATCTGGCGGCGCGTTACCGCTTCGACATGGATAAAACCTTCTCCTTTGGGGGGCTTATCACGGCCAAGAGCAGTGCCGACAACCAACTAACAGCATTTGCCGAGCAAAATGATTATCACAATTATGTCATGAGCTTAGATGCGAAATACCAACCGACAGCCCAAGATATTTTTACCGCTCAAGTTGCCAATTCCCAAACACGTTACCCTACTGCCCTGTATCAACAGTTTTGCGGCAATGTGGAGGGAGAACTGACAGAAGGGCTACTCTGCGGCCAAACGCCGTTAAGCTGTGAGCTCGGCCAATGCCAAGTGAATGAGCAAGTGTTACGTAGCCAATCGGATCGGGATTTCAGTGGCGCCCTGTATCAACTGACCTATGAACACAACGCCCGCGATTGGTTTGCCTACGGCGAGTACCACGACGTGTCTCCCGATTTTCGCGCCGATTTAGGCTTTGTGGAAAAAATTGATTACCGCACCTTGATGGCCGGTGGTGGCTTAATTTGGTATCCCGAAACCGTATTTAACAAGATTAAATTTGGTGGCGATTGGGACATCACCCACAATCAAGCAGGGGAGCAGCTAGAGCAAGAGTTTGAGATCTTTTGGGAAATGTATGGCGCGCTGCAGAGTGAGTTATCCTTTGGGATAGAAACTCGGGAACGCGTCGGCCCACGCCATGACAGCGCGCAACTGGCAGTATTAGGTAATAGCAATCAATACCAAGAAACCCAAGGCTGGCTTTACGGCGCGATTACGCCCACATCAGCCCTGAGTCTTGAGCTGGAGATCCATTACGGCGATGAGATTGACTTCCTTAACGATCGATTAGGCACAAAAACCTTAATCAATCCGATATTCAAATGGAAAATTGCCAACGGCCTGTCGGTGGATGTTTCCCATCAATATCAACATATGGAAGTCGAGCAGGATAAACTCTTTACCGCAAATCTCTCGGATGTGCGCCTGCACTGGCAATTGAGTCTGCACAGCTTTATTCGCCTATCGAGCATATACACCCAAATCGAGCGTAATCTTGCGCAGTATTTGTATTCGACACCCGATAGCGAAGAGGCGCACTTAGGGAATGAAATCCTCTACGGCTACAAACTCAATCCCCAGAGCGTGTTCTATTTGGGCTATTCCGACAGTTTAACCTCGAATGATGAGCTCACGCGGCTCACTCGGGATGAGAAAACCTATTTTATGAAGCTAAGCTACGCCTGGTTGCTCTAG
- the cysZ gene encoding sulfate transporter CysZ, whose translation MTQKSSSPSQGKSGVNYFLDGFGLIKRKGLRTFVFIPLMINLVLFAAVIYVAIGQLDVLFTWMNAQLPEYLSWLNFLLWPLAVTTMLVMLAFVFSSVMNWLAAPFNGLLAEKVEQLLTGKPMNTGSGIDVVKDLPRILGREWIKLKYYLPRALVFLLLFLVPMVGQTLAPILWFLFSAWMMAIQYCDYPFDNHKVSFKDMRFALNQTRGTSFSFGATVTLFSMIPVVNFIVMPVAICGATAMWVDKYREAYRNPVVAPE comes from the coding sequence ATGACACAGAAATCCTCCTCCCCTTCGCAGGGTAAAAGTGGTGTGAATTATTTTCTCGATGGCTTTGGTTTAATCAAACGTAAAGGCCTGCGCACCTTTGTATTTATTCCCTTAATGATCAACTTGGTGCTGTTTGCGGCTGTTATCTATGTGGCGATTGGGCAGCTCGATGTGCTCTTCACTTGGATGAATGCCCAGCTCCCCGAGTACTTAAGTTGGCTCAACTTTTTGCTCTGGCCGTTAGCGGTAACCACTATGTTGGTGATGCTGGCGTTTGTTTTTAGTTCGGTAATGAACTGGCTGGCCGCGCCCTTTAATGGCTTGCTGGCCGAAAAGGTCGAGCAGTTATTGACCGGCAAACCGATGAATACGGGCTCGGGCATAGACGTTGTCAAAGACTTACCGCGCATTCTTGGCCGAGAATGGATCAAACTCAAATACTATTTGCCCCGTGCGCTAGTGTTTTTACTGCTGTTTTTAGTCCCCATGGTGGGGCAAACCTTAGCCCCAATTTTGTGGTTTTTATTCAGCGCTTGGATGATGGCGATTCAATACTGCGACTATCCCTTCGATAACCATAAGGTCAGTTTCAAGGATATGCGCTTTGCCCTTAATCAGACCCGCGGTACCAGCTTTAGCTTTGGTGCGACTGTGACCCTGTTTTCGATGATCCCTGTGGTGAACTTTATCGTGATGCCAGTCGCAATTTGTGGCGCCACCGCCATGTGGGTAGATAAGTACCGCGAAGCTTACCGTAATCCTGTGGTTGCTCCCGAATAA
- the smc gene encoding chromosome segregation protein SMC has protein sequence MRLKQIKLAGFKSFVDPTKIPFLQALSAIIGPNGCGKSNVIDAVRWVLGESSAKHLRGDSMSDVIFNGSSARKPVSVAGVELVFENKEGRLAGQYASYEEISVKRQVSRDGESWYFLNGQKCRRKDITDLFMGTGLGPRSYAIIEQGTISRLIESKPQDLRTFIEEAAGISRYKERRRETENRIRHTRENLERLGDIRSELAKQLEKLSQQAKAAKQYRELKQAERKTHAELLVMRYQELQSQMASLSEQISSLELQQAAAQSLAQTGELESTELQLTLSHLAEQEQQAVEAYYLTGTEIAKLEQQLQSQKLRDAQLHNQLEQLSEQIIQNQAKLAAYQASFQALEAELSQLGPQHELQQEMLDELQAQWEMSVSRSEAQSESARVLAAAVAQHKLQLELHRSKLAHQQQLNAHKTLLHQEQQQELASLNAHALEDSSASLNDEIAQLEQALAEQVEINQEFESTLAADTHALDLARGEFEQLSQRLTSMRARFELVEQWLAKQEELSDKPQLWQSIQVENGWEAAAELALQGLMTLPVGVNANEIGFYADAALAADAHLDGSPILGAKLNLAPWLKGLKWADNLASAQALLPSLAADERIVTADGYLLGKGFLIAKQDNSQSLVQLSKEQTELSEAIADCEQAKAIQQAKLDELAQQLAQVRDSLSQGTKRLHQLQLDKATKSTQLNNAEIQAKQREAKRGQLAETLARTHAELAELAEQLILLAEQEDELAEALEVSLEQQQQQSQDAQGDMARHQALKAQIGDAERRLTSLNASLQSIATRMAVSTEQIELQRVRVSELVHSKETLSAQLANVAAQEGDQQTAQLSEQLAQLLNQQQSQQQALKSLRSQQSSLTETLNSIGLKQKQELGKLEGLTQSLSTLKLRREGLKGQADSQLAALSEQQIVLAQIVDSLPADGHPDKWQRDLDQIRQKIIRLGAINLAAIEEYEQQSERKSYLDHQDEDLNNGLATLEEAIRKIDKETRTRFKTTFDAVNEDLGRLFPKVFGGGRAYLALTEDDLLETGVTIMAQPPGKKNSTIHLLSGGEKALTALSLVFAIFRLNPAPFCMLDEVDAPLDDANVERFCRLLKEMSQSVQFIYISHNKITMEMADQLIGVTMHEPGVSRIVAVDLEQAVAMADA, from the coding sequence ATGAGATTAAAACAAATAAAACTTGCCGGCTTTAAGTCGTTTGTCGATCCCACCAAGATTCCGTTTTTACAGGCATTAAGCGCCATTATTGGCCCAAATGGCTGCGGCAAGTCTAACGTGATTGACGCCGTGCGTTGGGTGTTGGGCGAAAGTTCGGCAAAGCATTTGCGCGGCGACTCCATGAGTGACGTGATTTTTAACGGCTCCAGCGCCCGTAAACCCGTGTCTGTGGCGGGCGTTGAACTGGTGTTTGAAAATAAAGAGGGCCGCCTTGCGGGCCAATACGCCAGTTATGAAGAAATCTCGGTTAAACGTCAGGTGAGCCGTGACGGTGAGTCTTGGTATTTCCTCAACGGCCAAAAGTGTCGCCGTAAAGACATCACTGATCTGTTTATGGGCACCGGGCTTGGGCCGCGCAGTTACGCCATTATCGAACAGGGCACGATTTCACGTTTAATCGAATCTAAACCCCAAGATTTACGGACTTTTATTGAAGAAGCGGCGGGGATTTCCCGCTATAAAGAACGGCGGCGTGAAACGGAAAACCGTATCCGCCATACCCGCGAAAACTTGGAGCGTTTAGGGGATATTCGCAGCGAGTTAGCCAAACAACTCGAAAAACTCAGTCAGCAGGCCAAGGCGGCGAAGCAATATCGTGAGCTGAAGCAAGCTGAGCGTAAAACCCACGCCGAGCTGCTGGTGATGCGCTATCAAGAGCTGCAGAGCCAAATGGCGAGTCTATCGGAGCAGATTAGCTCGCTCGAGCTGCAACAAGCGGCGGCCCAGTCCTTAGCGCAAACTGGCGAGTTAGAAAGCACCGAGTTGCAACTCACACTTTCGCACTTAGCCGAACAGGAGCAGCAGGCGGTCGAAGCCTATTACCTGACCGGTACCGAAATCGCCAAGCTTGAACAACAGTTACAGAGCCAAAAGCTGCGCGATGCCCAGTTGCATAATCAGCTTGAGCAGTTGAGTGAGCAAATCATTCAAAACCAAGCTAAATTAGCCGCTTACCAAGCCAGTTTTCAAGCGCTTGAGGCGGAGCTTAGCCAACTTGGGCCGCAACATGAGTTGCAGCAAGAAATGCTCGATGAGCTGCAAGCCCAGTGGGAAATGAGCGTTTCGCGCAGTGAGGCGCAAAGTGAAAGCGCCAGAGTGCTAGCGGCGGCCGTCGCTCAGCATAAGCTGCAATTAGAGTTACACCGCAGCAAACTGGCTCATCAGCAACAATTAAATGCCCATAAAACCCTGCTACACCAAGAGCAACAACAAGAGCTGGCCTCGCTTAATGCGCATGCCCTCGAAGATAGCAGCGCATCACTTAATGATGAGATTGCCCAGTTAGAACAAGCATTAGCTGAACAAGTTGAAATCAATCAAGAGTTTGAATCCACTCTGGCTGCCGATACTCATGCGTTAGATTTGGCCCGCGGTGAGTTTGAGCAATTATCACAGCGTTTAACCTCGATGCGGGCACGTTTCGAACTGGTTGAACAATGGCTTGCGAAACAAGAAGAGTTAAGTGATAAGCCGCAGCTGTGGCAAAGCATTCAAGTGGAAAACGGCTGGGAAGCCGCCGCCGAACTGGCGCTGCAGGGATTGATGACGCTGCCTGTGGGCGTTAACGCCAATGAAATAGGCTTTTATGCCGATGCGGCCTTGGCGGCGGACGCGCATCTCGATGGCTCTCCCATCTTAGGTGCCAAATTGAACCTTGCCCCTTGGCTTAAGGGACTCAAATGGGCCGATAATTTGGCCAGCGCACAAGCACTGCTGCCGAGCTTGGCGGCCGATGAGCGAATCGTGACCGCCGACGGTTACTTGCTCGGCAAAGGTTTTTTGATTGCTAAACAAGACAATAGCCAATCCTTAGTGCAATTGAGTAAAGAGCAAACCGAGCTGAGCGAGGCCATCGCTGATTGCGAGCAGGCAAAAGCCATACAGCAGGCAAAGCTCGATGAATTAGCGCAGCAATTAGCCCAAGTGCGTGACAGTTTAAGCCAAGGCACTAAACGCTTACACCAGTTGCAGCTCGATAAGGCCACCAAATCAACCCAGCTTAATAACGCAGAGATCCAGGCCAAGCAGCGCGAAGCGAAACGCGGGCAACTCGCAGAAACCCTTGCCCGAACCCACGCCGAGTTAGCCGAGCTTGCCGAGCAGTTAATATTGCTTGCGGAGCAAGAGGATGAGCTGGCTGAGGCGCTAGAGGTAAGCCTTGAGCAGCAACAGCAACAAAGCCAAGATGCGCAAGGGGATATGGCCCGCCATCAAGCCCTGAAGGCACAAATTGGCGATGCCGAGCGGCGCTTAACGAGCCTCAATGCCAGTCTGCAATCGATCGCTACTCGGATGGCGGTGAGCACAGAACAAATTGAATTACAGCGTGTACGTGTCAGTGAATTAGTCCACTCAAAGGAAACACTGTCAGCCCAACTTGCCAACGTCGCGGCACAAGAGGGCGATCAGCAAACGGCGCAGCTCAGCGAACAACTGGCGCAATTACTCAATCAACAGCAGAGTCAGCAACAGGCACTTAAAAGCCTCAGGTCACAACAAAGTTCGCTCACTGAAACGCTAAACAGTATAGGATTAAAGCAAAAACAAGAGCTTGGTAAGCTTGAGGGCTTGACTCAAAGCCTAAGCACGTTAAAGTTACGTCGTGAGGGATTAAAAGGGCAGGCCGATAGCCAATTAGCGGCACTGTCAGAGCAACAAATTGTGCTCGCCCAGATTGTCGATTCCCTGCCTGCGGATGGGCATCCCGACAAGTGGCAGCGTGATTTGGATCAGATCCGCCAAAAAATTATTCGCTTAGGAGCGATAAACCTCGCGGCGATCGAAGAATATGAACAACAAAGTGAGAGAAAATCCTATTTGGATCATCAAGATGAAGATCTAAATAACGGTCTGGCAACCCTAGAGGAAGCCATTCGGAAAATCGATAAGGAGACCCGCACTCGCTTTAAGACCACATTTGATGCGGTAAACGAAGATCTCGGGCGTTTATTCCCTAAGGTATTCGGTGGCGGACGCGCATATTTAGCGCTGACGGAAGACGATTTATTAGAAACGGGCGTGACCATCATGGCCCAACCCCCAGGTAAGAAGAACAGTACAATCCATCTTCTTTCCGGTGGTGAAAAAGCCCTAACGGC